The DNA region ACAAAAGTAGTATCCAGACAGGAATACTATGAGAAAATGGTCAAGGTTGCTCAAGAAGTTCATGACACTGTGACCTGTGGGCATGTGGAACCCGACAAGAAAGTGAATCATATGTCTCGTGGAAATACAAAACAGCTGAAACCTGAGTTAGCCTATGAACCGGAGAAGCTTGAAATTCCACTTTGCAAAGCtcaaaaaatggaagaaaacCCGGTGGCGGCTTTCAGATCGAATATTGTGCTTGAGGAAGACGAGTGTAAGCAGGAAAGTGAATCTTGTCACAGCGGACAGTTGAACAGAAATGCGGAAGGGCTTCTTGAGAGCATGGTTGATGAGGCGTCTATTGTCAGGCAAGGAGAATTGAGAATATCATGCGAAAGTAAATGGAACGAGGGTGGCTATGATGTGCAAGAAACTACGAGAAATTTACACGAGCAGAGAGCAGAAGAGTCTTTCGAAAGACAAAGAACCGAGAGTCAAGTGACAGAGTCTCTTACGCAGAAAATAAACAAACAGACAAGGGAGTTGATGGACAAGAGTTCAAAGGAATCTTGTAAAGGTGTGTTAATGGGAGACAAGATGCAAACCGCTTGTGAAAGTGAAGAAAAAGATCACACAAAAGATTTACAGAGAACGAACGCTGCTGATAAGAGAGTAAAGGAAACTTTTGAGAATGTATCGGGCAGGAATAGACTACAAGAAAACATAGATAAGAACAATCTGGGAAACTTGCAGCATGGAGAGGAATTTGTCAATCATCTTGAGGAAGCTGCTAATGGGAAAGGATTTAAGAAAAAGTTCGAAAAGTTTGTTGAGCTTGAGGAGTCCCAGAAAAGTAAAGAAGTTCCCAAGCAAGCAATAGAAATTCAGCGGATCTCCGAGGATCACAATctgaaaattgaaaacaaaaactCACAAACGGGTagaaaagaagataaaaaagAGAAGCTTGTGAAGACTGCTGAACTGGAGCATGTGGAGCAAAAGTCTCTGCAGGCATGTGAGCTAGAAAAAGTGTATTGCGGTCTTGAGGAAGCAGTTGATGAGCTAGGATCTAAGACTAACCTTGAAAAGTGTTTTAAGTTGAAGAAAAGCGAGAAAAGCCAAGAAGTTCCAAAGCAACCTATAAGGTTGCAGAGGCTTGATGATTCTAGTAATTTGATAGTTGAGGATGAGAAATCAGAAGATGTCAATAAACAAGATGAAAGGAAGAAGTATGAGAAGGCTATTGAGCCAGAGCAAAACTCTTTGCGTACATATGAGCTGGAAAAAACCaggaaaacaaataataatactgATGACCAGGAAGATTGGAAGGGTGTAGATGGACATGACATGAACATCAAGTGGGACGAGGACGTGGGGCTAAATAGCTCCTCTGATATTGAGCTGCCTATACAGGGAAATACACTGAAGTCATCTAATGGGACTGATCCTCATAGGGATGCTGCACTGGATATGTCCTGTAAACTCAGTAAGCCGTTAAAGGATGATGACTCCGAGGAAGGGACCtctcaaaatgaaaatggtgaGATTCACGTTACATCATCAGATGGAAGAAGCAAGTTGGACGCGGCTGTTATGTCAAATGTGGTGattgatgaaaagaaaatagaacCAGAAGCTGCTCTGGTGGGTCCTGAAGACAATGAGCTTGAGGGAGGAACCTTTCATGCCTCAAACAAAGTTGACTTGGATGAAAATAACATCAAGACGTGTAATTCTACTGGGGATGAACAAAATctgaaagagaaaaagaaagttCAATCAACCCCAGATCCTTGTTTGGCAAAGGATCTCAATGATGAAGTTGGAGGAAAAAGAAATCTATCAGGGGAAAATTACATTCTTTTGGACAAGGAAGAGAAGGTTAGATCTACTCGTGCAGAAGGAATCAATGGGTTCCATGAGAATACAAGTAGGGAAAAAGTAACTCATACAGTACTTCCTGTGGGTAAAGCAAGATTCCAGAAACCATCTCACCCGCCTAAATGTGGCCAAAGTATTGATAGAAAAGACAAGATTATTCATAATTGCTCAACAGAAGAGAAAGATGTAGACAAAGAGATAAACTTGGAGAAGGAACGTCTTAGGAAGTTCGAGGAAGAAAAGGAGAGATTGAGAGAAAGGGAAAAAGATAGAATGGCAGTTGAGTATGCTGTACGTGAAGCCCGTGATAGGGCATATGCTGATGCTCGTGACAGGGCAGAAAGGGTTGCTCTTGAAAGAGCAACAGATGAAGCTCGACTAAGAGCAATGGCAGAGGCCCGGGAGAGATTAGAGAAGGCCTGTGCAGAGGCTAGGGAGAGGTCATTAGCTGACAAGGCATCAGAGTCCAGGTTAAAGGCAGAGCGTGCTGCAGTAGAGCGCGCAACTGCTGAGGCTCGTCCGCGTGCCATGGAGAAAGCAAAGGCTGAGAGATCTACTTTTGATACAAGAGACCGAATGCAAAGATCTGTTTCTGAAAAGCATTTTTCAGAAAGAGAGGTGATGATGAGGCAGAGCTCTATCCCCACGGTGAGTATGTTGGTTTGAcagtttgaatcaaaaacttataTGTGACAGGATAGAGTACAGACGCCCCGACTAGTGATAAAGGTTTAGGCGTCTGCCGCATACAGTTTGAGTCAGAAATTTATCTTGGAACACATTTTGGTTTTGGAATATGAtctatgatttttgatttctttttttaaattccTTTTTAACTCACTATTTAACTGGATTTGCAGATTAGTGAGAGGTTGGAAGAATCTAATGGTGAACCAGTCCAGAGGTGTAAGGCCAGACTTGAGAGACATCGCCGAACTGTCGAAAGAGTGGTGTGTGTTTCTGCATCTTTTATGATCTATATTCTGGTTTAATAGTTAGCCACATATTTATTGGAACACTGTTTCAGGCTAAAGCGCTTGCAGATAAAAATATGCGTGATCTTCTTGCACAAAGGGAGCAAGCAGAAAGAACTGTAAGCATTTATAGCTCTTAACGGAAATACTCTATTTTGGATTTATGTATTTCAGTATTTTTGAATATCCTTTCTTGTGTTTTTTACCAGAGATTAGCTGAAAATCTTGATGCTGATATCAGAAGATGGTCAAATGGCAAGGAAGGCAACTTGCGAGCTTTGTTATCAACATTGCAATATGtatgtattattatttacaGTCTACCTAAGGTGGGAAGGGGTCTATGCTTTACATTTTCCG from Amaranthus tricolor cultivar Red isolate AtriRed21 chromosome 3, ASM2621246v1, whole genome shotgun sequence includes:
- the LOC130807897 gene encoding auxilin-like protein 1; translated protein: MERPYSHSKSPAFSNKKPPPFSSSSSSFNNNAGFFNSTSYDDVFGGPPKFASSSSLAPRPEDYSEIFGGFRLSSFPSRSSSSIPVLDLPAVPDDIHSAAAFFDYSEVFGGFNAINFAVPFDELFRPCNGSFCDDDGGSSDEAWTPAGSDSHSDDSDMFAFSEKNESLSNENTHQPSENKQFNVSYHKINPETSAHMTNTTHATQLNDVPGYTCVVDEAINRKSSSPVLDDSFFSTGSTSQLTQKQTKKTRSNASYNDTGSKTYDSDQRSGEACGASTSHINITCASMSDINLQTEPSHLPPSSRPPSIMEDRSRDFGENSSSPVASERNGLEASNDGSSPLFFDMEVDASSSAAVSAAAMKDAMVKAQAKLEAAKERRDRKDRIQNCGKLHLETGVNGRENTQGIHDEAFYGEVVVHTTSDSGPTKIKIFSKSRHSKNVSQNFTDILAAEQSIGVSGVRAETKQGKKCSLSMDTEFIDAAGEWKEATQYFEFVNSDYVRLDPHRHSSSGVENITIKQQGDDDHNSDSAGEACATVENRRRLKATKVVSRQEYYEKMVKVAQEVHDTVTCGHVEPDKKVNHMSRGNTKQLKPELAYEPEKLEIPLCKAQKMEENPVAAFRSNIVLEEDECKQESESCHSGQLNRNAEGLLESMVDEASIVRQGELRISCESKWNEGGYDVQETTRNLHEQRAEESFERQRTESQVTESLTQKINKQTRELMDKSSKESCKGVLMGDKMQTACESEEKDHTKDLQRTNAADKRVKETFENVSGRNRLQENIDKNNLGNLQHGEEFVNHLEEAANGKGFKKKFEKFVELEESQKSKEVPKQAIEIQRISEDHNLKIENKNSQTGRKEDKKEKLVKTAELEHVEQKSLQACELEKVYCGLEEAVDELGSKTNLEKCFKLKKSEKSQEVPKQPIRLQRLDDSSNLIVEDEKSEDVNKQDERKKYEKAIEPEQNSLRTYELEKTRKTNNNTDDQEDWKGVDGHDMNIKWDEDVGLNSSSDIELPIQGNTLKSSNGTDPHRDAALDMSCKLSKPLKDDDSEEGTSQNENGEIHVTSSDGRSKLDAAVMSNVVIDEKKIEPEAALVGPEDNELEGGTFHASNKVDLDENNIKTCNSTGDEQNLKEKKKVQSTPDPCLAKDLNDEVGGKRNLSGENYILLDKEEKVRSTRAEGINGFHENTSREKVTHTVLPVGKARFQKPSHPPKCGQSIDRKDKIIHNCSTEEKDVDKEINLEKERLRKFEEEKERLREREKDRMAVEYAVREARDRAYADARDRAERVALERATDEARLRAMAEARERLEKACAEARERSLADKASESRLKAERAAVERATAEARPRAMEKAKAERSTFDTRDRMQRSVSEKHFSEREVMMRQSSIPTISERLEESNGEPVQRCKARLERHRRTVERVAKALADKNMRDLLAQREQAERTRLAENLDADIRRWSNGKEGNLRALLSTLQYILGPDSGWQAIPLTEVITAAAVKKAYRKATLCVHPDKLQQRGASIQQKYICEKVFDLLKDAWNRFNSEEK